The Takifugu rubripes chromosome 7, fTakRub1.2, whole genome shotgun sequence genome has a segment encoding these proteins:
- the LOC105416735 gene encoding opsin-5-like: protein MTGKNVPPSIHPLFLSRLSPSVDVAAAIFLMFTGATSALGNGMVLLVYCRKRNKLRPPELMTINLAVCDLGFSLLGVPFFITSCLCHAWVFGETMCRWYGIQGFVFGIASLLTTCLISVERCLKICSLKYGQWVEKRHISLSIVLVWVYTFFWAFLPAFGFGTYGPEPYGTSCTINWWRMKSSLKDRLYIVLISILCFGLPALIIVTSYLVILLTVYRSGHTLASMPSSSVIHRSKDLRLAKMAAVVCCTFFLSWLPYTTVSLMSAMISSDDHEAKSPLLGLVEGFAGGALGSPNSTQILDVPPLLNWTAVEEIYNNPENKWSQVNKSIGPSDVSGPPLDRAADPMSGSAWTTSSLPPVVTLIPAMLAKSHCMFNPIIYQMMSREFRDDVFAMVFSQDRSRGGRGQRSSGSSNQRSVTLSHSQSLSRKRSSTISVFVDGQWTNPEKRKNQTSLRETRDNTMSTRPESLELVSVDTQDNMERQAEDR, encoded by the exons ATGACAGGGAAAAACGtccccccgtccatccatccgctCTTCCTCTCCCGGCTGAGCCCGTCAGTAGATGTGGCTGCTGCTATATTCCTCATGTTCACTG GGGCCACGTCAGCGCTGGGGAACGGGATGGTTCTGCTCGTCTACTGCaggaaaagaaacaagctcAGACCTCCAGAGCTCATGACCATCAACCTGGCTGTCTGCGATTTAGGCTTCAGTCTTCTGGGGGTGCCGTTCTTCATCACTTCATG CCTGTGCCACGCCTGGGTGTTTGGAGAGACGATGTGCCGTTGGTACGGCATCCAAGGCTTCGTGTTCGGCATCGCCTCTCTCCTCACCACCTGTCTCATCTCGGTGGAACGCTGCCTGAAGATCTGCAGCTTAAAATATG GTCAATGGGTGGAGAAGCGACATATTTCTTTGTCCATTGTGCTGGTTTGGGTTTACACTTTCTTTTGGGCCTTCCTACCTGCTTTTGGATTTGGAACTTATGGGCCAGAACCTTATGGGACCAGCTGCACCATCAACTG gTGGAGAATGAAGTCCTCCTTAAAAGACAGACTCTACATCGTCCTCATTTCGATTTTATGTTTTGGACTTCCCGCCCTCATCATTGTCACCTCATATCTGGTCATCCTGCTGACG GTCTACAGGTCTGGTCACACTTTGGCATCTATGCCGTCCTCCTCTGTCATTCATCGCAGCAAAGATCTGAGACTTGCAAAG ATGGCCGCTGTGGTGTGCTGCACCTTCTTCCTGTCCTGGTTGCCTTATACCACCGTGTCTCTGATGTCTGCGATGATTTCCAGTGATGACCATGAAGCAAAAAGCCCTTTACTGGGCCTGGTGGAGGGCTTCGCTGGTGGGGCTCTGGGTTCTCCAAACTCTACGCAGATCCTGGACGTACCTCCACTCTTGAACTGGACCGCAGTGGAAGAAATCTACAACAACCCTGAGAACAAGTGGAGTCAGGTCAACAAATCCATCGGCCCCAGCGATGTTTCCGGTCCCCCTCTGGACCGGGCAGCAGACCCAATGAGCGGCAGCGCCTGGAccacttcctctcttcctccagtaGTCACGCTGATCCCGGCCATGCTTGCCAAATCCCACTGCATGTTCAACCCCATCATCTACCAGATGATGAGCAGAGAGTTCAGGGATGATGTCTTTGCCATGGTGTTCAGCCAGGACAGGTCGCGTGGGGGGCGAGGACAGCGGAGCAGCGGCAGCTCAAATCAAA gATCCGTTACCCTCTCCCACTCCCAGAGCCTGAGTAGGAAAAGGAGCTCGaccatttctgtctttgtggaCGGACAATGGACAAATCCGGAGAAACGGAAGAACCAAACGTCCCTCCGCGAGACCAGGGACAATACGATGTCCACGAGACCTGAGTCCCTGGAGCTCGTCTCTGTGGACACCCAAGACAACATGGAAAGACAGGCCGaggacagatag
- the LOC115250376 gene encoding intermediate filament family orphan 1-like, which yields MPDLQRFSFPYHSMNPLLGASTHLQQHPQHQALGHPDSPSGLLSDTVFGAPDQASFLLGDHSGPGPDQPGPDVTAPSQTSPYFNHSSLYQHRAVPHPPAAMALRNDLGSNISVLKTLNLRFRCFLAKVHELERRNKILEKQLQQALDANKPCQGGCCENRVQTQEAGVQTGFVGTIPFRPGSLPFHNTNNSARRPTTLFAHATSTAPAKTEGSASAPANISWNPAITVSHPSPCADAPGSNNPPPRFLPGTIWSYNHIRKLGPGVERLTSPGVSWVHPDGVGVQIDTITPEIRALYNVLAKVKRERDEYKRRWEDECTMRMDLQQKIVDLQEDLQESEGCQDELALRVQQLKAELVLFKGLMSNNLSELDSKIQEKAMKVDMDICRRIDITARLCDVAQQRNCDGVIHMYQPPNSQPALACRRKQTPLSFNGSECEEPVSTSESDAGVAKEEERGGSSGNQINEEMQRMLNHLRECEFEDDCDSLAWEETEETLLLWEDFPGCTLPPDPIHPPGEEDCLEKVISDTECLFKSREKEYQETIDQIEMELATAKSDMNRHLHEYMEMCSMKRGLDVQMETCRRLITQSGESSPAASASVEETDQREGDKASASPPSASNLQPAGKS from the exons ATGCCAGATCTGCAGCGCTTCAGTTTTCCATATCATAGCATGAATCCTTTGTTGGGGGCCTCTACGCATCTCCAACAACATCCTCAGCACCAGGCTCTCGGACATCCAGATTCCCCCTCTGGCCTCCTGTCCGACACCGTCTTCGGTGCACCGGACCAGGCGTCCTTTCTCCTGGGTGATCATTCGGGTCCGGGGCCTGATCAGCCGGGGCCTGACGTCACCGCACCCTCCCAGACCTCACCTTATTTCAACCACAGCAGCTTGTACCAGCACCGCGCTGTGCCGCATCCCCCTGCAGCCATGGCTCTCAGAAACGACCTAGGATCCAACATCAGCGTCCTTAAGACGCTCAACTTGAGGTTCAGGTGCTTTTTGGCGAAGGTGCACGAATTGGAGCGCAGAAATAAGATTTTAGAGAAGCAGCTGCAACAGGCGCTGGATGCCAACAAGCCCTGCCAAGGTGGATGCTGTGAGAACCGGGTGCAGACCCAGGAGGCGGGTGTGCAGACCGGATTTGTCGGGACCATACCGTTCAGGCCCGGCTCTTTGCCCTTCCACAACACCAACAACTCAGCCAGGAGGCCGACCACGCTGTTTGCTCACGCCACAAGCACCGCACCGGCCAAAACTGAAGGGTCCGCATCAGCCCCCGCCAACATCAGCTGGAACCCGGCCATCACCGTCAGCCACCCCTCTCCTTGTGCAGACGCACCGGGCTCCAACAACCCCCCTCCGCGGTTCCTTCCAGGCACCATCTGGTCCTACAACCACATCCGCAAACTGGGACCAGGCGTGGAGCGTCTGACCAGCCCTGGGGTGTCCTGGGTGCACCCAGATGGTGTTGGGGTCCAGATAGATACCATCACCCCTGAGATCAGAGCCCTGTACAACGTCCTGGCCAAggtgaagagggagagggacgaGTACAAGCGAAG ATGGGAGGACGAATGCACAATGAGGATGGACCTGCAGCAGAAGATCGTAGACCTACAAGAG gacctgcaggagagcgAGGGCTGCCAGGACGAGCTGGCCCTCCGagtccagcagctgaaggcagagctgGTTCTCTTCAAAGGCCTGATGAGCAAC AACCTGTCGGAGCTGGACAGCAAGATCCAGGAGAAGGCCATGAAGGTGGACATGGACATCTGCCGCAGGATCGACATCACCGCTCGTCTCTGCGACGTGGCTCAGCAGAGGAACTGCGATGGCGTCATTCACATGTACCAG CCTCCCAACAGCCAGCCGGCGCTGGCCTGCCGCCGGAAACAAACGCCGCTGTCCTTCAACGGGAGCGAGTGCGAGGAACCCGTCAGCACGTCCGAGAGCGACGCCGGTGTGGCCAAAGAGGAGGAGCGCGGCGGCTCGTCGGGCAACCAGATCAACGAGGAGATGCAGAGGATGCTGAACCACCT GAGGGAATGTGAGTTCGAGGATGACTGTGACAGTTTGGCCTGGGAGGAGACCGAGGAGACGCTGCTTCTTTGGGAGGACTTTCCTGGTTGCACTCTGCCTCCTGACCCCATCCATCCTCCAGGAGAG GAGGACTGCTTGGAAAAGGTGATTAGCGACACCGAGTGTCTCTTCAAGTCTCGAGAGAAGGAATACCAGGAGACCATTGACCAGATTGAG ATGGAACTGGCCACAGCAAAGAGCGACATGAACCGACACCTGCACGAGTACATGGAGATGTGCTCCATGAAGAGGGGCCTGGACGTTCAGATGGAGACCTGCAGGAGACTCATCACCCAGAGCGGAGAAAG CAGTCCTGCGGCCTCTGCCTCCGTGGAGGAAACTGACCAGAGAGAGGGCGACAAGGCGTCCGCGTCTCCGCCTTCGGCCTCCAACCTTCAACCTGCAGGAAAATCCTGA